One segment of Nostoc piscinale CENA21 DNA contains the following:
- a CDS encoding glycosyltransferase family 2 protein — protein MLQQNVKQPLVSVVIPTYNRPDYLKQAIASAVKQTYQNIEIIVSDNCSDESPQAIIESFDDSRIRFWQHPENVGMLSNQMNAFKMARGKYLASLHDDDMWHADFLAKLVPTLEANSNLILAFSDQYIIDGDGNINTIGTEANTRGFNRDILAPGIHTSFIKIGLIDKSIATAAACVIRNGVIDWDSIPQEVGGMWDLYLTYLCCISGYGAYYYPERLTYYRAHELTDTMLSGSKNANAKIRKAQSEIFCYKTFMEDSHLQEFHEYFQAKWLEAHTTLGIGLLRNHQTKAARPYLLQSFKRQKLNIRTLTALIVSFTPQPLANQFFKVSRTA, from the coding sequence ATGTTACAGCAGAACGTAAAGCAACCTCTGGTTAGTGTTGTTATCCCAACTTACAATCGACCAGATTATTTAAAGCAGGCGATCGCCAGCGCAGTTAAACAAACTTATCAAAATATCGAAATCATTGTTTCTGATAATTGTAGTGACGAAAGCCCCCAAGCAATTATCGAATCTTTTGATGATTCACGCATTAGATTTTGGCAACATCCTGAAAATGTGGGGATGTTGTCTAATCAAATGAATGCTTTTAAAATGGCAAGGGGTAAATATCTTGCCAGTCTCCATGATGATGATATGTGGCACGCAGATTTTTTAGCCAAACTTGTGCCAACACTAGAAGCTAATTCTAATTTAATTTTGGCTTTTTCCGACCAATATATTATTGATGGTGACGGTAACATTAATACAATTGGTACAGAAGCAAATACACGCGGTTTCAATCGAGATATTTTAGCACCAGGTATTCATACATCTTTCATTAAAATTGGTTTAATTGATAAAAGTATTGCCACTGCCGCTGCTTGTGTAATTCGTAATGGTGTCATTGATTGGGATAGCATTCCTCAAGAAGTCGGTGGTATGTGGGATTTATATCTAACTTATCTTTGCTGCATTTCTGGCTATGGTGCTTACTATTATCCCGAAAGATTAACTTATTATCGCGCCCATGAATTAACTGACACAATGTTAAGTGGTAGTAAAAATGCTAACGCCAAAATCCGCAAAGCCCAAAGCGAAATATTTTGCTACAAAACATTCATGGAAGATAGCCACCTGCAAGAATTTCATGAGTATTTTCAAGCGAAATGGTTAGAAGCACATACCACTTTAGGTATTGGTTTACTGCGGAATCATCAAACAAAAGCAGCCCGTCCTTACTTATTACAATCATTTAAAAGACAAAAATTGAACATTAGAACTTTAACAGCACTAATAGTCAGTTTTACTCCGCAACCATTAGCTAATCAATTTTTCAAAGTCAGTAGAACTGCATAA
- a CDS encoding glycosyltransferase family 4 protein has translation MKLCIVTHKVKKGDGQGRVNYEVAQEAIRRGHQLTLLASEVAPEIEQNSKVNWIKISVDSYPSEFIRNFIFSYKSAAWLQKNRSQIDLLKINGAITNMTADVNAVHFVHSSWLRSPVHISRIRRDAYGFYQWLYTALNARWEKQAFQRAKVVVAVSEKVAQELINLGVPHARIRVIVNGVDLQEFTPGVVSRQKLNLPENVNLGLFAGDIRTPRKNLDSVLQALVKVPDLHLAVVGSTDASPFPQLAADLGISERVHFLGYRRDIAEIMRAVDLFVFPSRYEACTLVLLEALASGLPVITATATGGAELVTPECGIVLPDSDDVEALAAALSSLVSDRTLMQQMGQAARAVAQQHSWSTMAQTYMDLFEELQKHEEHSSHPDLSPSSGSIALPFGTASAN, from the coding sequence ATGAAACTTTGCATTGTTACGCACAAAGTCAAAAAAGGTGATGGTCAAGGAAGAGTCAACTATGAAGTTGCTCAAGAAGCCATCCGCCGTGGTCATCAATTAACATTATTAGCCAGTGAAGTTGCACCAGAAATAGAGCAGAACAGTAAAGTTAACTGGATTAAAATTTCGGTTGATAGTTATCCGAGCGAGTTCATTCGTAATTTTATATTTTCGTATAAAAGTGCAGCTTGGTTACAAAAAAATCGTTCACAAATCGATTTATTAAAAATCAATGGCGCAATTACAAATATGACAGCTGATGTGAATGCTGTACATTTTGTGCATAGTTCTTGGTTGCGATCGCCTGTGCATATTTCCCGCATTCGCCGCGATGCTTACGGTTTTTACCAGTGGTTGTACACTGCCTTAAATGCCCGTTGGGAAAAACAAGCTTTTCAACGGGCTAAAGTTGTTGTCGCTGTCTCCGAGAAAGTAGCCCAAGAGTTAATTAATCTTGGCGTACCACATGCACGCATCCGAGTCATCGTCAACGGTGTAGATTTGCAAGAGTTTACCCCCGGTGTCGTCTCTCGCCAAAAATTAAACTTACCAGAGAATGTAAATTTAGGATTATTTGCCGGAGACATCCGTACACCACGGAAGAATTTAGATAGCGTCTTACAGGCCTTAGTGAAAGTACCTGATTTACACTTAGCTGTAGTCGGGAGTACTGATGCTAGTCCCTTTCCGCAGTTAGCCGCCGATTTAGGCATTAGTGAACGGGTACATTTTCTCGGTTATCGCCGTGATATTGCCGAAATCATGCGGGCGGTAGATTTATTTGTCTTCCCCTCCCGTTATGAAGCTTGCACATTGGTCTTGCTAGAAGCCCTCGCCTCTGGTTTGCCTGTGATTACTGCCACAGCTACCGGTGGGGCAGAGTTAGTTACACCTGAATGTGGAATTGTTTTACCAGATTCAGATGATGTGGAGGCCTTAGCTGCTGCCTTGTCATCTTTAGTCAGCGATCGCACCTTGATGCAACAAATGGGTCAAGCCGCCCGCGCCGTCGCCCAACAACACAGTTGGTCAACAATGGCCCAAACCTATATGGATCTATTTGAGGAGTTACAAAAGCATGAAGAACACAGTTCTCATCCCGACTTATCGCCGTCCTCTGGATCTATCGCGTTGCCTTTCGGCACTGCAAGCGCAAACTAA
- a CDS encoding glycosyltransferase — translation MKNTVLIPTYRRPLDLSRCLSALQAQTKPVDQVIVVVRDTDTQTWQFLQAFPANYLPLQIVTVAIPGVVAALNAGLAAVEGDVLSITDDDAAPRPDWLAKINAHFLADAKIGGVGGRDWIHHGDKIEDESRAVVGELQWFGRVIGNHHLGVGTARPVDVLKGVNMSFRTQAIANLHFDERMRGSGAQVHFEMAFALALKRAGWQMIYDPQVAVDHYPAQRFDEDQRNNFNAIAQINLVHNETLVLLEHLSPLRRLIFLLWAIFIGTRDCFGCLQWLRFFPSQGRLATRKLLASWRGRWQGWQTWQTEIRGQGCMGVGKVKELMTIDQ, via the coding sequence ATGAAGAACACAGTTCTCATCCCGACTTATCGCCGTCCTCTGGATCTATCGCGTTGCCTTTCGGCACTGCAAGCGCAAACTAAACCCGTTGATCAAGTCATCGTCGTTGTGCGGGATACAGATACCCAAACTTGGCAATTTCTCCAAGCCTTTCCCGCCAATTATTTGCCTTTACAAATAGTCACCGTCGCCATTCCCGGAGTAGTCGCCGCCCTCAACGCTGGACTTGCAGCCGTTGAGGGAGATGTTTTATCTATTACTGATGATGACGCTGCACCTCGTCCTGATTGGTTAGCGAAAATTAACGCCCACTTTCTCGCTGATGCCAAAATAGGTGGCGTTGGTGGGCGTGATTGGATACATCACGGTGACAAAATTGAGGATGAATCTCGCGCTGTGGTAGGTGAATTACAATGGTTTGGGCGTGTAATTGGCAACCATCATCTCGGAGTTGGCACAGCCCGTCCAGTCGATGTCCTCAAAGGTGTGAACATGAGTTTCCGCACCCAAGCGATCGCCAACTTACATTTTGACGAAAGAATGCGAGGCTCAGGCGCACAGGTACACTTTGAAATGGCATTCGCCCTCGCCTTAAAACGTGCCGGTTGGCAGATGATTTATGACCCACAAGTTGCAGTAGACCACTATCCCGCCCAGCGATTTGACGAAGACCAACGCAATAACTTTAATGCGATCGCCCAAATTAACTTAGTTCATAACGAAACTTTAGTTTTACTCGAACATTTATCACCCTTACGCCGCCTCATCTTCTTGCTGTGGGCAATTTTTATTGGTACCAGAGATTGTTTTGGCTGTCTCCAATGGCTAAGATTCTTCCCCAGCCAAGGCCGACTCGCCACCCGCAAACTTTTAGCCTCTTGGCGTGGTCGCTGGCAAGGATGGCAGACATGGCAAACCGAAATCAGGGGGCAAGGGTGCATGGGTGTAGGGAAAGTCAAAGAACTAATGACTATTGACCAATGA
- a CDS encoding glucose-6-phosphate isomerase encodes MISQSLLFNSFLETPFSPRQRSLQGWSAILGFILLSVTCYFAGAAGTLRLIYPVTALIVAIFLYLRHPILYIGFTWWMWFLTPLVARLIDYRVGWDPTRQILIAPYLVVFVTIATFLRHFPKASRQGGLPFILAFIGVFYSFLVGLIYNAPVPVARGLLDWLSPIIFAFHLFMNWRDYPTYRQNLQRTFLFCVLLTGAYGIYQFVVAPEWDRYWLIQSKLFTSSGDPVPFGMRVWSTLHSVGPFGAVMQTGLLLLFTASGPLIFPASAVGYLSFLLAQARTNWGGWLLGVILIMGSVKAKIQMRLIAIVVVMALCVIPLTTIEPISDVVSARLESFSNLENDTSFRDRSGSYDRNLGIALSNVLGNGLGNIWKVNEKTGQIEVFVIDSGILDMFFTLGWFGAIFYLGGLILILVSVIQYSEARFDSFVSAARAIGISSCAQLIIGSGMLSVSGMILWGFLAMAMSAHKYYQHEKITKNRV; translated from the coding sequence ATGATTTCTCAATCATTACTTTTTAATAGCTTTTTAGAAACACCATTTTCACCCCGACAGCGATCGCTACAAGGTTGGAGTGCCATTCTTGGCTTTATATTGCTGAGTGTCACTTGTTACTTTGCTGGGGCGGCTGGGACTTTACGCCTGATTTATCCAGTCACAGCCTTAATCGTAGCGATATTTTTATACTTACGGCATCCAATTTTATACATCGGTTTTACTTGGTGGATGTGGTTTCTCACACCCTTAGTTGCCCGTTTAATCGACTATCGAGTTGGTTGGGACCCTACCCGGCAGATTCTTATCGCCCCTTACTTGGTTGTATTTGTCACAATTGCCACATTCTTACGGCACTTTCCGAAAGCTTCTCGTCAGGGAGGTTTACCGTTTATTTTGGCTTTTATCGGCGTATTTTATAGTTTTCTCGTAGGTTTAATTTATAACGCTCCAGTTCCCGTGGCTCGCGGTTTATTAGACTGGCTGAGTCCCATTATTTTTGCTTTTCATTTATTCATGAACTGGCGAGACTATCCCACTTATCGCCAAAATTTACAACGGACATTTCTGTTTTGCGTCTTACTCACTGGTGCTTACGGGATCTATCAATTTGTCGTCGCCCCGGAGTGGGATAGATACTGGCTAATTCAGTCGAAATTATTTACCAGTTCTGGCGACCCTGTACCATTCGGAATGCGTGTTTGGAGTACATTGCACTCAGTCGGGCCATTTGGTGCGGTAATGCAGACGGGATTATTGTTATTGTTTACCGCTTCCGGGCCGTTAATATTTCCCGCTTCGGCTGTTGGCTATTTGTCGTTTTTACTAGCCCAAGCCCGTACCAACTGGGGAGGCTGGTTACTCGGCGTAATCTTGATTATGGGTTCAGTCAAAGCCAAAATTCAAATGCGCCTAATTGCGATCGTGGTTGTGATGGCATTGTGTGTCATTCCCCTGACAACCATTGAACCAATTTCTGACGTAGTATCAGCCAGGTTAGAAAGTTTTTCTAATCTCGAAAACGATACTAGTTTTAGGGATAGATCCGGCAGTTATGATCGCAACCTTGGTATTGCCCTTTCTAATGTTCTGGGTAATGGTTTAGGCAATATTTGGAAAGTCAATGAAAAAACCGGACAAATCGAAGTATTTGTCATCGATAGCGGTATTTTAGATATGTTTTTCACCCTCGGCTGGTTTGGAGCCATATTTTATTTAGGTGGATTAATTCTGATTCTTGTTAGCGTCATCCAGTATAGCGAAGCGCGGTTTGATAGCTTCGTCAGTGCTGCCCGTGCCATTGGCATTAGTTCTTGCGCCCAATTAATCATCGGTAGCGGGATGTTAAGCGTCTCCGGGATGATTCTGTGGGGATTTTTAGCAATGGCAATGTCAGCACATAAGTACTATCAACATGAAAAAATTACCAAAAATCGGGTGTAG
- a CDS encoding glycosyltransferase family 4 protein, giving the protein MKAIVIMPLAEQRGGGEMMFLDLMQQGRNAGVEWIAIFLESGPMVEQVRKLGIDTRVIESGRLRQVHKLISTVLRIAAIARQERADIIVNWMWITHFYGGMAAMLAGLPSVWYQLEVPHDKFWLVRLATALPARAVITLSQDGKQAQAEIWPHRPTPLVYPGVALDRFEPAALLSPQAARQKLGLPSQGPLIGIVGRLQRWKGMHVLVQAMPKVLEKYPDAHCVVVGGKHDLEPAYEDFLKSEIANLGLQEKVIMPGLQRNIPEWVQAMDVFVHASDKEPFGIVIIEAMALGKPVIAGNAGGPTEIITDGMNGLLTPYGDSEALAIAILRYLDEQDFAQNVAVAARQRALDFSTQNYAQNFINTLRSLIPSVS; this is encoded by the coding sequence ATGAAAGCTATAGTTATCATGCCCCTAGCCGAACAAAGAGGCGGCGGTGAAATGATGTTTTTAGACTTGATGCAGCAAGGACGTAATGCTGGTGTCGAGTGGATAGCCATCTTTTTAGAATCAGGCCCAATGGTGGAACAAGTAAGAAAGTTGGGTATTGATACGCGAGTGATTGAGAGTGGCAGGTTGCGGCAAGTTCATAAGTTAATTTCTACAGTATTGCGAATAGCTGCGATCGCTCGGCAGGAACGTGCAGATATAATCGTCAATTGGATGTGGATTACCCATTTTTACGGCGGTATGGCAGCTATGCTGGCGGGTTTACCATCTGTTTGGTATCAACTAGAAGTTCCCCATGACAAGTTTTGGTTAGTCCGCCTCGCCACAGCATTACCAGCCCGTGCTGTTATCACCCTCTCCCAAGATGGCAAGCAAGCCCAAGCAGAAATTTGGCCCCATCGTCCCACACCTCTGGTTTATCCCGGCGTAGCCTTAGATAGATTTGAACCTGCTGCTTTACTTTCACCCCAAGCTGCACGGCAAAAACTCGGCTTACCATCACAGGGGCCGTTAATTGGCATTGTGGGCAGACTGCAACGCTGGAAAGGAATGCACGTCCTTGTTCAAGCAATGCCGAAAGTGTTAGAGAAGTATCCTGATGCTCATTGTGTGGTAGTTGGTGGTAAGCATGACTTAGAACCAGCCTACGAAGACTTTCTCAAATCAGAGATAGCAAATTTAGGGTTGCAAGAGAAAGTAATTATGCCCGGACTCCAGCGCAATATTCCCGAATGGGTGCAAGCAATGGATGTCTTTGTTCATGCTTCTGATAAAGAACCGTTTGGAATTGTGATTATTGAAGCGATGGCGTTGGGTAAACCTGTAATTGCTGGTAATGCTGGCGGCCCCACCGAAATTATTACCGACGGGATGAATGGCTTATTAACACCTTACGGTGATTCTGAGGCATTGGCGATCGCAATTTTACGCTACCTAGATGAACAAGACTTTGCCCAAAATGTCGCCGTCGCTGCACGTCAACGCGCCCTCGATTTCTCTACCCAGAACTACGCGCAAAACTTTATCAATACTCTGCGTTCTCTGATACCTAGCGTTTCGTAA
- a CDS encoding DUF6717 family protein, translating into MTNSMMVIFPYRHNQTWVFDDERLGLVQEPFVSGVPEMIDILVQGIANVDEGFKLLFSASPFPGYQAELTWLREEYNGNWYLWREKSLEGWLCPALFKYFEQAPVKIYCQAEGLYS; encoded by the coding sequence ATGACTAACTCAATGATGGTGATTTTCCCATATAGGCATAATCAAACATGGGTATTTGATGATGAGCGTCTGGGTTTGGTGCAAGAACCGTTTGTGAGTGGTGTACCTGAAATGATTGATATTTTGGTTCAGGGTATAGCTAACGTGGATGAAGGATTTAAACTGCTGTTTTCTGCTAGTCCTTTCCCTGGTTATCAAGCAGAATTAACTTGGTTACGTGAGGAGTATAACGGTAATTGGTATTTGTGGCGGGAAAAAAGTCTGGAAGGTTGGTTATGTCCAGCGTTATTTAAATATTTTGAGCAAGCGCCAGTAAAAATATATTGTCAAGCTGAAGGTTTGTATTCTTAA